In Epilithonimonas zeae, a single window of DNA contains:
- the deoC gene encoding deoxyribose-phosphate aldolase — protein MMEINQYLDSTYLKTPEQSGLTEEQTFEKVRELTDEAIAYNFKEVMIRPNYVKLIKDYLVSKNSDVLVGTVIGFHEGTYSIEDKLKEANQAVLDGVDELDYVINYEAFKAGELELVKKEFVEGTKLGLDFDKTVKWIIEIAALSDAQIANLTTNIWTWAQENFEEKDFSRIFVKSSTGFYVTEGGKPNGATFEGVKIMLDNAGKLPVKAAGGVKTPADAEKMIAMGIQRIGTSAAKALLGEGEAGVGY, from the coding sequence ATTATGGAAATCAATCAATATTTAGACTCAACATATCTGAAAACGCCGGAACAATCTGGGCTGACAGAAGAACAGACTTTTGAAAAAGTTAGAGAATTGACAGATGAAGCGATTGCTTACAACTTCAAAGAGGTAATGATTCGTCCGAATTATGTTAAGCTCATCAAAGATTATTTAGTTTCGAAAAATTCTGACGTTCTGGTGGGAACAGTTATTGGTTTTCACGAAGGAACATATTCTATAGAAGATAAATTGAAAGAAGCTAATCAGGCAGTTTTGGATGGCGTAGATGAGTTGGATTATGTTATCAATTATGAAGCTTTCAAAGCCGGAGAATTAGAATTGGTAAAAAAAGAATTTGTTGAAGGAACCAAATTAGGTTTGGATTTCGATAAAACAGTGAAATGGATTATAGAAATTGCTGCACTTTCAGATGCTCAAATTGCTAATTTAACGACTAACATTTGGACTTGGGCGCAGGAAAATTTTGAAGAAAAAGATTTCTCCAGAATCTTTGTTAAATCCTCAACAGGATTTTATGTAACCGAAGGCGGAAAACCCAATGGCGCAACTTTCGAAGGTGTAAAAATTATGCTGGATAATGCCGGAAAACTTCCAGTGAAAGCTGCTGGTGGTGTGAAGACGCCTGCCGATGCAGAAAAAATGATTGCAATGGGAATCCAGAGAATCGGAACTTCTGCAGCCAAAGCACTTCTTGGAGAAGGCGAAGCTGGAGTTGGCTATTAA
- a CDS encoding DUF2268 domain-containing putative Zn-dependent protease (predicted Zn-dependent protease with a strongly conserved HExxH motif), with protein MIKKLILPSILISLLITSCKNQVSKSQNESSNIFEKLEKVPDSVKVGNITILNLFKNQILAHQSQYDSLRIVQKVYQPHKELWNNCYGMIFGEENASKFNNSKGMVDWNKKLYPDNKDFFDNRTSELLNINLEKTLKQNLQKFEKLVPYPPKAKISILFTPLQGIGFGGCSAEEFAFELNNKEYNVNYTIEKGIPHELNHLVYEPFHTNDSNKETALAQTIDEGFACYFTWIFFDKKIAKNEAVENMSEKDWAWYLTNEKKLYQELEKYFYDKSGNNPLLRNEKFKLFADAPKSLNYWMGFRIIEKYVEKHGKDSWKDIYKMDSQIVFEKSGYADYIKSLK; from the coding sequence ATGATTAAAAAGCTAATATTACCATCCATCTTAATTTCGTTATTAATTACATCTTGTAAAAATCAAGTTTCAAAATCTCAAAATGAATCATCAAATATTTTTGAAAAATTAGAAAAAGTCCCAGACAGCGTTAAAGTTGGAAACATCACTATTCTTAATCTTTTCAAAAATCAAATTTTAGCGCATCAATCCCAATATGACAGTTTACGAATTGTTCAAAAGGTTTATCAGCCACATAAAGAACTTTGGAACAACTGTTACGGAATGATTTTCGGAGAAGAAAATGCTTCAAAATTCAATAATTCAAAAGGAATGGTTGATTGGAATAAAAAGCTTTATCCTGATAATAAAGACTTTTTTGACAATCGGACTTCAGAACTTTTGAACATTAATTTAGAAAAAACTTTAAAACAGAATCTTCAAAAATTCGAAAAATTGGTTCCTTATCCACCGAAAGCCAAAATCAGCATTCTGTTTACGCCGTTACAAGGAATCGGTTTTGGTGGTTGCAGCGCAGAAGAATTTGCTTTTGAATTGAATAATAAAGAATACAACGTCAATTACACGATCGAAAAAGGAATTCCTCACGAACTCAATCATTTGGTTTATGAACCTTTCCATACCAATGACTCTAATAAAGAAACGGCTCTAGCACAAACCATTGATGAAGGTTTTGCGTGCTATTTTACTTGGATATTTTTTGACAAGAAAATTGCAAAAAACGAAGCTGTTGAAAATATGTCCGAAAAAGATTGGGCTTGGTATTTGACTAATGAGAAAAAGCTTTATCAGGAATTAGAGAAATATTTTTACGATAAAAGTGGTAATAATCCTTTGCTGAGAAATGAAAAATTCAAACTATTTGCAGACGCTCCCAAAAGTTTAAACTATTGGATGGGTTTTAGAATTATAGAAAAATACGTTGAAAAACACGGAAAGGATAGCTGGAAAGATATTTATAAAATGGATTCTCAAATTGTATTCGAGAAAAGCGGATATGCTGATTACATCAAATCTTTGAAGTAA
- a CDS encoding alpha-amylase: MNGTMIQFFHWYTDGDSFLWKHTKDSAQYLSDLGITAVWLPPAYKSTNGGYSVGYDAYDLFDLGEFDQKGTTVTKYGSKDEYLDAIKSLKEKNIQVIVDVVLNHKAGGDELEKFKVIQVDEEDRNKDISDVMEIESYTKFTFPGRGDTYSDFKWDFNCFTGVDYAEGKEKGIFRLIHEHADGWDDIISDEKGNYDFLMYNDIEHRNPFVREELNHWGKWYFDQTDFDGVRLDAVKHISPDFYKEWLTLLRSNSGKNIFAVGEYWAPGELPLLEAYIDSTEGCMSLFDSSLQHNLHQASKNPDYDLREIFNGTLVGSHPNKAVTVVDNHDTQPLQALEAPVETWFKPIAYALILLRKDGYPCVFYPDLYGASYKDQGKDGNEYEIFLDKVDAIEELIRARKDFAYGEQRDYFDDAHCIGWTREGDDEHQGCAIVLSNKDVNQKSMEIGKRYAGKTFYDFTGHLEEKITIDENGWANFPCPAGSVSVWVAE; encoded by the coding sequence ATGAACGGGACCATGATTCAGTTTTTCCATTGGTATACCGATGGGGATTCTTTCCTTTGGAAACACACCAAAGACTCTGCACAATATCTTTCCGACTTAGGAATCACAGCAGTTTGGCTTCCTCCGGCTTACAAAAGCACTAACGGTGGCTACTCCGTTGGTTATGATGCTTACGATCTTTTTGACTTGGGAGAATTTGATCAAAAAGGAACGACTGTTACAAAATATGGTTCGAAGGATGAATATCTTGACGCCATCAAATCTTTGAAAGAAAAAAACATTCAAGTCATAGTAGATGTCGTTCTGAATCACAAAGCTGGCGGTGATGAGCTTGAGAAATTCAAGGTTATACAGGTGGATGAAGAAGACCGCAACAAAGATATTTCTGATGTTATGGAAATCGAATCTTACACCAAATTCACCTTTCCTGGAAGAGGCGATACTTATTCTGATTTCAAATGGGATTTCAACTGTTTTACAGGTGTAGATTATGCGGAAGGTAAAGAAAAAGGTATTTTCCGTCTTATCCACGAACACGCCGATGGCTGGGATGATATTATTTCTGATGAGAAAGGAAATTATGATTTTTTGATGTATAATGATATCGAACATCGTAATCCTTTTGTTCGCGAAGAACTGAATCATTGGGGAAAATGGTATTTTGACCAGACGGATTTTGACGGTGTGAGACTGGATGCCGTAAAACATATTTCGCCTGATTTTTATAAAGAATGGTTAACGCTTCTGCGCTCCAACTCCGGAAAAAATATTTTTGCAGTTGGTGAATATTGGGCTCCTGGAGAATTGCCACTTTTGGAAGCTTACATAGATTCTACCGAAGGTTGTATGAGCTTGTTTGATTCTTCCTTGCAGCATAATTTGCATCAGGCCTCCAAAAATCCGGATTATGATTTGAGAGAAATTTTCAATGGAACGCTTGTCGGTTCTCATCCTAATAAAGCTGTAACAGTTGTTGACAATCACGACACGCAGCCGCTTCAGGCTTTGGAAGCTCCGGTTGAAACTTGGTTCAAACCGATTGCTTATGCTTTGATTTTGCTGAGAAAAGATGGTTATCCTTGCGTTTTCTATCCCGATTTATACGGCGCGAGCTACAAAGACCAAGGAAAAGATGGCAACGAATATGAAATCTTCCTCGACAAAGTAGATGCGATTGAAGAACTCATCCGAGCCAGAAAGGATTTTGCTTATGGGGAGCAAAGAGATTATTTTGATGATGCGCATTGCATTGGCTGGACTCGTGAAGGTGACGATGAACACCAAGGTTGTGCCATTGTTTTGAGTAACAAGGATGTGAATCAAAAATCTATGGAAATAGGAAAACGATACGCGGGAAAAACATTTTATGATTTCACCGGACATCTTGAGGAAAAAATTACAATTGATGAAAATGGCTGGGCCAATTTCCCTTGTCCAGCAGGGAGTGTGAGTGTTTGGGTGGCGGAGTGA